The proteins below come from a single Gordonia sp. X0973 genomic window:
- a CDS encoding fructosamine kinase family protein, whose amino-acid sequence MSADDLPHELIEGFGVRAAYPVSGGDIARAYRLETADGPLFLKWRPESTPDLFAREAAGLRALYAHRGDLGVPEVLRETGVGLVLEWIESGAPSPSTESDFGIGLARLHRTVGDRFGSLDGALAGYLGSVEVDLKPTDDWAEFFVHRRVIPLIERGIALGVVSGEARGLIERLAPRADELCGPPEPPSLVHGDLWAGNRMVGVGGRSWLIDPAAHWASREIDLAMMTLFGGFGRKCFTAYDEEFPLADGWRERLRWYQLPPLLVHAILFGGGYGRSAVDVLRHYAR is encoded by the coding sequence GTGAGCGCCGACGACCTGCCCCACGAGTTGATCGAGGGCTTCGGAGTCCGCGCCGCGTATCCGGTGTCCGGCGGTGACATCGCGCGGGCGTATCGACTCGAGACCGCCGACGGTCCGCTGTTCCTCAAGTGGCGGCCCGAGAGCACGCCCGACCTGTTTGCACGAGAAGCGGCGGGACTGCGGGCGCTATACGCGCATCGTGGCGATTTGGGCGTGCCGGAGGTGCTGCGGGAGACGGGTGTCGGGCTGGTGCTCGAATGGATCGAGAGCGGTGCCCCGTCGCCGTCGACGGAGAGCGATTTCGGGATCGGCCTCGCGCGGTTGCACCGGACCGTGGGCGACCGCTTCGGTTCTCTCGACGGTGCGCTGGCCGGATACCTCGGATCGGTGGAGGTGGACCTGAAGCCGACCGACGACTGGGCCGAGTTCTTCGTGCACCGTCGGGTGATTCCGTTGATCGAGCGTGGAATAGCGCTCGGCGTCGTTTCAGGTGAGGCACGTGGGCTGATCGAGCGGTTGGCGCCCCGCGCCGACGAGCTGTGCGGTCCGCCCGAGCCACCGTCGTTGGTCCACGGTGATTTGTGGGCCGGCAATCGGATGGTCGGGGTGGGCGGGCGCAGTTGGCTCATCGACCCGGCGGCGCACTGGGCGAGCCGAGAGATCGACCTGGCGATGATGACGCTCTTCGGCGGTTTCGGTCGCAAGTGTTTCACCGCATACGACGAGGAGTTTCCCCTCGCCGATGGATGGCGGGAGAGGCTCCGCTGGTACCAACTCCCGCCACTGCTGGTCCACGCCATCCTCTTCGGCGGCGGGTATGGCAGGTCGGCGGTAGACGTCCTGCGCCACTACGCGCGATAG
- a CDS encoding VOC family protein has protein sequence MTPVVVQLNLIVADLDRSHRFYQRLGVEFIPRNRMGAGPAEAWVSVGTGITVVLHSTGFAHWWDESAPQPVAGGAQMDLQVDSPERLDALVAAIAADGGVVIKPPADMPWGQRFAVVADPDGYRVGLKAERDSSGA, from the coding sequence GTGACCCCGGTCGTCGTCCAGCTCAATCTGATCGTCGCCGACCTCGACCGCAGCCACCGCTTCTACCAGCGGCTCGGCGTCGAATTCATCCCCCGCAACCGAATGGGCGCGGGTCCCGCGGAGGCATGGGTGTCGGTGGGTACCGGGATCACCGTCGTGCTGCACTCGACCGGATTCGCGCACTGGTGGGACGAGTCGGCACCGCAGCCGGTCGCCGGCGGAGCCCAGATGGATCTCCAGGTGGATTCCCCCGAACGCCTCGACGCGCTCGTCGCCGCCATCGCCGCCGACGGGGGCGTGGTCATCAAGCCGCCGGCCGACATGCCGTGGGGGCAGCGATTCGCCGTCGTCGCCGATCCCGACGGATACCGCGTGGGGCTCAAGGCGGAACGTGATTCCAGCGGAGCCTAG
- a CDS encoding hydrogenase yields MQTFLFVAGLVLFLLGLLTGLANPAVKNPRMGVASHLQGMTNGPFLIVVGLLWPHIHLSHLWQLVTVVLLAFGTYANWLATQLAAVWGAGRRFAPGAAGDHVASSGRERIVDVLLAALAPAMIVATILLIVGVLR; encoded by the coding sequence GTGCAGACGTTCCTGTTCGTCGCAGGGTTGGTTCTCTTCCTACTCGGTCTTCTGACCGGGCTGGCGAACCCCGCCGTCAAGAACCCGCGGATGGGCGTCGCCAGCCACCTGCAGGGCATGACCAACGGCCCCTTCCTCATCGTGGTCGGACTGCTCTGGCCCCACATCCACCTCAGCCACCTGTGGCAACTGGTCACGGTGGTGCTCCTCGCCTTTGGCACCTATGCGAATTGGCTGGCCACGCAGCTCGCCGCGGTATGGGGTGCCGGCCGACGGTTCGCCCCAGGGGCGGCCGGCGATCACGTGGCGTCCAGCGGTCGGGAGCGCATCGTCGACGTCCTGCTCGCGGCGTTGGCGCCCGCCATGATCGTCGCCACGATTCTGTTGATCGTCGGCGTGCTGCGGTGA
- a CDS encoding putative immunity protein, giving the protein MSDDDRRAVARWAADCAEHVLALFDGDGAAREVVRDGIARTRAYADGQTTAGEQIKLRFVVGRAAKAATTKAGAAAARAAGQASGVAHMGAHALGAAAYAANAASLAAGARPGAMSDEIRWQLRHLDDHARAALGRLPALGEDSSGPLGPGLLTSGVLAEAIREIQADVGTA; this is encoded by the coding sequence ATGAGCGACGACGATCGGCGTGCCGTCGCGCGCTGGGCGGCGGACTGCGCCGAGCACGTGCTCGCGCTTTTCGACGGCGATGGGGCCGCGCGCGAGGTGGTGCGCGACGGCATCGCGCGGACCAGGGCGTATGCAGACGGACAGACGACCGCGGGCGAGCAGATCAAGCTGCGATTCGTCGTCGGCAGAGCTGCGAAAGCGGCGACGACCAAGGCCGGAGCGGCCGCCGCGCGCGCCGCGGGACAGGCCTCCGGAGTGGCGCACATGGGAGCCCACGCGCTGGGCGCCGCCGCCTATGCGGCCAATGCCGCGTCACTGGCCGCCGGTGCGCGGCCCGGGGCGATGTCCGACGAGATCCGTTGGCAGCTAAGGCATCTCGACGATCATGCGCGTGCCGCGCTGGGCAGACTGCCGGCGCTCGGCGAGGATTCTTCCGGCCCGCTGGGACCCGGACTGTTGACTTCCGGCGTACTGGCGGAGGCCATCCGGGAGATCCAGGCCGACGTCGGAACCGCATAG
- a CDS encoding TetR/AcrR family transcriptional regulator, whose translation MSTPAPTGGRPRRRRGSDQSPRDRILDAATEVATECGYDGTTIARVSKRAGVSATSIYWQFADKDELLAAVIGRSYERWAATIDLPESRARDRALEIGRHVASALTRSPDFLRLGLKLALLGADQRPSGHEIYMHSREFEFERFAALIRDADPTLSERGVNLVTTYAIAGADGLFIAREIGGDAVDFVALFELHARLVFGAAIEVVAADERAAGSSDGSP comes from the coding sequence ATGTCCACCCCTGCGCCGACGGGAGGCCGCCCGCGGCGACGCCGTGGATCCGACCAGAGTCCCCGTGATCGCATCCTCGACGCCGCCACCGAGGTGGCCACGGAGTGTGGATACGACGGCACCACCATCGCGCGCGTCAGCAAGCGCGCCGGAGTCTCGGCGACGTCGATCTACTGGCAGTTCGCCGACAAGGACGAACTCCTCGCCGCCGTGATCGGACGGAGTTACGAGCGCTGGGCGGCCACTATCGACCTCCCCGAGTCGCGGGCGCGGGACCGCGCCTTGGAGATTGGCCGCCACGTGGCCAGTGCGCTCACCCGCAGCCCGGACTTCCTACGACTCGGGCTGAAGCTGGCCCTACTCGGCGCCGATCAGCGTCCCTCGGGCCACGAGATCTACATGCATTCGCGGGAGTTCGAGTTCGAGAGATTCGCCGCGCTGATCCGCGACGCCGATCCGACGCTGAGCGAACGAGGTGTCAACCTCGTCACCACGTACGCGATCGCCGGGGCAGACGGATTGTTCATCGCTCGCGAAATCGGCGGTGATGCCGTCGACTTCGTCGCGCTGTTCGAACTCCACGCCCGCCTGGTCTTCGGGGCCGCCATCGAAGTCGTCGCCGCGGACGAGCGTGCCGCCGGGTCGTCAGACGGGTCGCCCTAG
- a CDS encoding HNH endonuclease signature motif containing protein, with product MDTTELDRFVSMLADDLTPTAAETGAGVGYVLASAEAVVDDDKLTAIMTAGFRMVAIGNYLMAAAADRAHTIGVPARQKLKTGRDLLGQLPLAPCAVARLGRLADNLAALPNLAREVRDGDLSLEHADAVIRGLGHIASRLDVNGFAENKNQISSALLQEARWGTPAQVADKARTIAHELAPAHPPVIAPADNPLLNTATIARTGEGRVMVEADLDQLSGEKLITALDALSAPNKDLPDGDPRSRGQRLADALVEVLDTYLANPDRPTTGGVVPHITLTVPLPTLLPSGRDPSQSSAAPSGGGLDTPCSASASPGTRPATRRPTVMVVDASTAAAPDGRKTAAQGCDDDRASQVVEPRWSSGFEALAEKSYRDPHTTIAHLGFTGAVSTAQARELCCGNPELTAIVMADGIPIDVKPTARFATGALRKALIARDRGCQFPGCGTPAAWTQAHHIQHWADGGPTVLANLVLLCSRHHHTSIHAQGWEVTIGADGHPWFRPPQHDSTRREWMPCHQRRSHTLTLAA from the coding sequence ATGGACACCACAGAACTCGACCGGTTCGTGTCGATGCTGGCCGATGACCTGACACCCACGGCGGCCGAAACCGGGGCCGGGGTGGGGTACGTGTTGGCCTCAGCCGAGGCGGTCGTCGATGACGACAAGTTGACGGCGATCATGACCGCCGGATTCCGCATGGTGGCGATCGGGAACTATCTGATGGCCGCCGCTGCTGATCGGGCCCACACCATCGGGGTCCCGGCCCGCCAGAAACTCAAGACCGGCCGCGACCTGCTGGGCCAACTCCCGCTGGCACCCTGTGCGGTGGCCCGGTTGGGCCGGTTGGCCGACAACCTTGCCGCGTTACCGAATCTGGCCCGCGAAGTCCGCGACGGCGACCTCTCCCTCGAGCATGCCGACGCGGTCATCCGAGGCCTCGGCCACATCGCCTCACGGCTGGATGTGAACGGTTTCGCGGAGAACAAGAACCAGATCAGTTCCGCCTTGCTGCAGGAAGCCCGCTGGGGCACCCCCGCCCAAGTAGCAGACAAGGCCCGCACGATCGCCCACGAGTTGGCTCCCGCTCATCCACCCGTGATCGCGCCGGCAGACAACCCGCTCCTCAACACCGCCACGATTGCCCGTACCGGTGAGGGTCGGGTGATGGTGGAGGCGGATCTGGACCAACTGTCCGGGGAGAAACTGATCACCGCCCTGGATGCGTTGTCGGCACCGAACAAGGATTTGCCCGACGGTGATCCCCGCAGCCGGGGTCAACGATTGGCTGATGCCCTGGTCGAGGTCCTCGACACCTATCTGGCCAACCCGGACCGGCCCACGACCGGTGGGGTGGTGCCCCACATCACCCTCACCGTGCCCCTACCCACCCTCCTACCATCCGGTCGTGATCCGTCGCAGTCGTCAGCGGCACCGTCGGGTGGGGGTCTCGATACACCGTGCTCGGCTAGCGCCTCACCCGGCACTCGACCAGCCACAAGACGCCCGACTGTGATGGTGGTCGATGCCTCCACCGCGGCCGCACCCGACGGGCGGAAGACGGCGGCCCAGGGCTGCGACGATGATCGAGCATCGCAGGTGGTCGAGCCACGGTGGTCGAGTGGCTTCGAGGCGCTAGCCGAGAAGTCGTATCGAGACCCCCACACCACGATCGCCCACCTCGGGTTCACCGGGGCGGTGTCGACCGCGCAGGCTCGTGAACTGTGTTGCGGCAACCCCGAGTTGACCGCGATCGTGATGGCCGATGGGATACCGATCGATGTGAAACCGACTGCCCGCTTCGCCACCGGTGCCCTGCGCAAAGCGCTGATCGCCCGTGATCGTGGCTGTCAGTTCCCTGGCTGCGGCACACCCGCGGCGTGGACCCAAGCCCACCACATCCAGCACTGGGCCGATGGCGGCCCAACAGTGCTGGCGAACCTGGTGTTGCTGTGTTCGCGGCATCACCACACCTCCATCCACGCCCAGGGCTGGGAAGTCACCATCGGCGCCGACGGTCACCCCTGGTTCCGCCCACCCCAACATGACTCGACGAGAAGGGAATGGATGCCCTGCCACCAACGACGCAGCCACACACTCACCCTCGCCGCCTAG
- a CDS encoding lipoprotein LpqH, which yields MRKNQILIASTAALALIGGLGACSSSTSTNGVKSGGEASVTLDGKPMDLGSKTVACTETNGKTVIAIGDTTAAGGTAGVGATLSGGDNPQVETVGLGATNGQALGWARGVPGGDANVTKDGKKYTISGTVTGIDTANPMSPSKKSFEIKVTCP from the coding sequence ATGCGCAAGAACCAGATCCTCATCGCCAGTACCGCGGCACTCGCCCTCATCGGGGGCCTCGGAGCCTGTTCGTCCAGCACGTCCACCAACGGCGTCAAATCCGGCGGGGAGGCGTCGGTCACCCTCGACGGCAAGCCGATGGACCTCGGATCGAAGACCGTCGCCTGCACGGAGACCAACGGCAAGACCGTCATCGCGATCGGCGACACCACCGCCGCCGGCGGCACCGCCGGTGTGGGTGCGACGCTAAGCGGTGGCGACAACCCGCAGGTCGAGACCGTGGGGCTCGGTGCGACCAACGGCCAGGCACTCGGTTGGGCCCGGGGCGTCCCGGGCGGCGACGCCAACGTCACCAAGGACGGCAAGAAGTACACGATCTCCGGGACCGTGACCGGCATCGACACCGCCAACCCGATGTCGCCGTCGAAGAAGTCCTTCGAGATCAAGGTCACCTGCCCCTGA
- a CDS encoding alpha/beta fold hydrolase, protein MTVFEVPGAALSTELSDEGGQAVVQLHGLTSSRARDRVLDLDLGRGLSGTRLLRYDARGHGRSTGRAVAEDYLWPNLADDLLRLLDHRFGGERVYGVGTSMGSGTLMHAAVREPGRFAGLTLLLPPTAWATRVAQARQYRLNAALIETEGEGAFLAAGRDQPEPPAAVGHPETLPEVAEANLPSVFRGAAGSDLPDPTDLARIDVPVRLLAWVDDPSHPLSTAHTLADVFRRSTLTVAETPEDVAGWPALLHEDVLRVAGGRS, encoded by the coding sequence ATGACGGTCTTCGAGGTCCCCGGCGCCGCGCTGTCCACCGAACTCAGCGACGAGGGCGGCCAGGCGGTGGTCCAGTTGCACGGCCTGACGTCGAGCCGGGCGCGGGACCGGGTCCTGGACCTGGACTTGGGGCGCGGACTGTCGGGCACGCGACTGTTGCGCTACGACGCCCGCGGCCACGGCCGGTCCACCGGCCGTGCCGTCGCCGAGGACTACCTGTGGCCGAACCTGGCCGACGACCTGTTGCGCCTGCTCGACCACCGGTTCGGGGGCGAGCGCGTCTACGGGGTGGGCACCTCGATGGGGTCGGGGACGTTGATGCATGCCGCCGTCCGCGAACCGGGGCGATTCGCCGGTCTCACCCTCCTGCTCCCCCCGACCGCGTGGGCGACCCGCGTCGCCCAGGCCCGGCAGTACCGGCTCAATGCGGCCCTCATCGAGACCGAGGGTGAGGGCGCCTTCCTCGCAGCCGGCCGCGACCAGCCCGAGCCTCCCGCGGCGGTCGGACATCCCGAGACCCTCCCCGAAGTCGCCGAGGCCAACCTCCCCTCGGTTTTCCGGGGAGCGGCTGGCAGCGATCTCCCGGACCCGACCGACCTGGCGCGCATCGACGTGCCGGTGCGACTCCTCGCGTGGGTCGACGACCCGTCGCATCCGCTGTCGACGGCACATACGTTGGCGGACGTCTTCCGACGCAGCACGCTGACCGTCGCCGAGACCCCCGAAGACGTCGCCGGGTGGCCGGCATTGCTCCACGAGGACGTGCTGCGCGTCGCGGGCGGCCGTTCCTAG
- a CDS encoding Rv2640c family ArsR-like transcriptional regulator produces MPKPLPIVDVRAPICCAPIAAGPVSDGDAVELALRLKALADPVRIQLVALLVSAADGEMCASDLAAKVGVSAGTVSHHLNQLRNAGLVSSERRGVNIVYRAESVNLEALRAVLSCC; encoded by the coding sequence ATGCCCAAGCCGCTGCCCATCGTCGACGTCCGCGCGCCGATCTGCTGCGCGCCGATCGCGGCCGGACCGGTGAGTGATGGCGATGCCGTCGAACTTGCCCTGCGCCTCAAAGCCTTGGCCGACCCGGTGCGGATCCAACTGGTCGCGCTACTCGTCAGCGCTGCCGACGGTGAGATGTGCGCCAGCGACTTGGCTGCGAAGGTCGGGGTCTCCGCGGGGACGGTGTCTCATCACCTCAATCAGCTGCGCAACGCCGGGTTGGTCAGTTCCGAGCGGCGCGGCGTCAACATCGTCTATCGCGCCGAGTCGGTGAATCTCGAAGCGTTGCGCGCCGTGTTGTCGTGCTGCTGA
- a CDS encoding CHAT domain-containing protein — translation MPATPTLLVKYAEAGDCYLTWRWIGPDGPDDFAGVARIDRAEMSAVRTALAEAVPDQLPGESIADGIDRALLRGPFSHPEATEEFLRRLRTTLIPDDLRALLRDGPTRPVLRIQPSESLTRVPWEILLDDLADVVGSAPASAGTAHVEIPALSDGPLLAVIDPRIPGQSASSALGSVLGRPTSRSPLARLLDDEPDLRPAASTYADLARRTDLDRAWLHQNLPGTSRFLYVGHVTAASSDDESVDAALHLCDVDDDGAHRGLRAVDLLTGGFRFPPRTAVIGCNSGADLAHPDGMGLSVAALASGAQLVTATRWAVPTDHALARAGDLADRHPLEDLVLAVAAAHRDADPLRSLAKWRRECRARWNADAHPADNPLLWAAITSTA, via the coding sequence ATGCCCGCGACGCCGACCCTGCTGGTCAAGTACGCCGAAGCCGGTGACTGCTACCTGACTTGGCGATGGATCGGTCCCGACGGCCCGGATGATTTCGCCGGCGTCGCCCGGATCGACCGGGCGGAGATGTCAGCGGTCCGTACCGCCCTGGCCGAGGCGGTACCGGATCAGTTGCCCGGCGAATCGATCGCCGACGGCATCGACCGCGCCCTGCTGCGCGGACCGTTCTCGCATCCCGAGGCCACCGAGGAATTCCTGCGGCGTCTGCGCACCACCTTGATCCCCGACGATCTGCGGGCACTCCTGCGCGACGGCCCCACCCGACCGGTGCTGCGCATCCAGCCGAGCGAGTCGCTGACCCGGGTGCCGTGGGAGATCCTGCTCGACGACCTCGCCGACGTGGTCGGGTCCGCCCCGGCCAGCGCGGGGACCGCCCACGTCGAGATCCCCGCCCTGTCGGACGGCCCACTGCTCGCGGTCATCGATCCGCGCATCCCCGGACAGTCGGCCTCCTCGGCGCTCGGCTCGGTCCTCGGCCGCCCGACGTCGCGCTCGCCGTTGGCCCGCCTGCTCGACGACGAGCCCGACTTGCGCCCCGCCGCGTCGACCTACGCCGACCTCGCCAGGCGCACCGATCTCGACCGCGCCTGGCTGCACCAGAACCTGCCCGGCACGTCGCGCTTCCTCTACGTCGGACACGTCACCGCCGCCTCGTCCGACGACGAGAGCGTCGACGCGGCGCTCCATCTCTGCGACGTCGACGACGACGGTGCGCATCGTGGGCTGCGCGCCGTCGACCTGCTCACCGGCGGCTTCCGGTTTCCGCCGCGGACGGCCGTGATCGGCTGCAACTCCGGGGCCGACCTCGCCCATCCCGACGGCATGGGCCTGTCGGTCGCCGCGTTGGCATCGGGCGCGCAGCTCGTCACCGCCACCCGGTGGGCGGTGCCGACCGATCACGCCCTCGCCCGCGCCGGGGACCTCGCGGATCGTCATCCGCTGGAGGACCTCGTGCTCGCGGTCGCCGCCGCGCATCGCGACGCCGATCCCCTGCGCTCGCTGGCGAAATGGCGGCGCGAGTGCCGGGCGCGATGGAATGCCGACGCGCATCCGGCCGACAATCCGCTGCTCTGGGCGGCGATCACCAGCACCGCTTGA
- a CDS encoding VOC family protein — protein sequence MGIQRIAPILTVDDLPTAIAEHSAVLGLHTVMDIGWVAFLADDDGRQIGLMTVDQTAPVNPDVSVFVDDVTAARRAAVAAGLEIVHPLSDEEWGVRRFFYRDSSGRVVNVGTHR from the coding sequence ATGGGTATCCAACGCATCGCGCCGATCCTGACGGTCGACGACCTGCCCACCGCCATCGCCGAGCACTCGGCCGTCTTGGGCCTGCACACGGTGATGGACATCGGCTGGGTCGCGTTCCTCGCCGACGACGACGGCAGGCAGATCGGACTGATGACCGTCGACCAGACCGCGCCGGTCAACCCGGACGTCTCCGTGTTCGTCGACGACGTGACGGCTGCGCGTCGGGCCGCCGTCGCGGCCGGGCTGGAGATCGTGCACCCGCTATCCGACGAGGAGTGGGGCGTGCGGCGCTTCTTCTACCGCGACTCGTCGGGACGGGTCGTCAACGTCGGAACCCACCGCTGA
- a CDS encoding GNAT family N-acetyltransferase translates to MRLTNVAHLRLPFGRLMGYDVTVSEPGAALPVSFDQGRHVAAGDRAGSWMALSFRLTDPVPRESLAAAWLAVIARHGTLRTVFTPGDDGQPELSQVRISPGGWVEHPIAAGEAVNDALRDVLDEACSSYSRPAHRLCVLETAAGPTIVVAADHSHVDMWSMLVILRDFLTALGRIESGASPELDEVPAFVEHTRALIDRPTAPEDVRSRWAAILADCGDVMPLFPLPLGTALPHAERVEVRDVFDVDDSAAFSAQAREDGVSTLALAVSAMTAVTREMAGAPLRAVFPVHSRYDETWHDSVGWFITNSVIESADPAPAACADAVREAVRLGSWPLADILVPWGGMPEAPGMFAISWLDLRRLPVRVDTAGLDAQYVGATIRTDGVMLWFILDGSGLHLRCRYPDTPEARVSVGGWLDLLVAKMQAGARSSVGGVVRNRDGEEFRIQRATRADVPAIVALLHDDEVGRTRETDELARYEAAYDELTRDRSHYLAVVRSAADDVVGTMQLTVLPGLTRAGTTRLQIEGVRVAAAQRSRGLGAAMLSWAHQHGRSHGATLAQLTTDEVRERARSFYARNGYSANHIGLKRDLS, encoded by the coding sequence ATGCGGCTCACCAACGTCGCCCACCTGCGGCTCCCGTTCGGTCGGTTGATGGGCTACGACGTCACCGTCTCTGAACCCGGCGCGGCGCTCCCCGTGTCGTTCGACCAGGGACGGCACGTCGCCGCGGGGGATCGGGCCGGATCGTGGATGGCGTTGTCGTTCCGGCTGACCGATCCGGTCCCGCGTGAATCTCTCGCCGCGGCGTGGCTGGCGGTGATCGCCCGACACGGCACGTTGCGAACGGTGTTCACCCCGGGCGACGACGGCCAGCCGGAACTCTCACAGGTGCGGATCAGCCCGGGTGGCTGGGTGGAACACCCGATTGCCGCGGGCGAGGCCGTCAACGACGCCCTGCGTGACGTGCTGGACGAGGCCTGCTCGTCGTACTCGCGACCCGCGCACCGACTGTGCGTGCTCGAGACGGCGGCCGGACCGACGATCGTCGTCGCCGCCGACCACTCGCATGTCGACATGTGGTCGATGCTGGTGATCCTGCGCGACTTCCTGACCGCGCTGGGGCGGATCGAATCCGGGGCGTCGCCGGAGCTCGACGAGGTGCCCGCATTCGTCGAGCACACCCGCGCGCTGATCGACCGGCCCACCGCGCCGGAGGACGTGCGGTCGCGGTGGGCGGCGATCCTCGCGGACTGCGGCGACGTCATGCCGCTGTTCCCGCTGCCGCTGGGGACGGCGCTGCCGCATGCCGAGCGCGTCGAGGTCCGCGACGTATTCGACGTCGACGATTCGGCCGCCTTCTCGGCCCAGGCCCGGGAGGACGGCGTCTCGACGTTGGCGTTGGCCGTCTCGGCGATGACGGCGGTGACCCGCGAGATGGCCGGCGCGCCGCTGCGCGCGGTGTTCCCGGTGCACAGCCGCTACGACGAGACCTGGCACGATTCGGTCGGGTGGTTCATCACCAATTCGGTGATCGAGTCGGCCGACCCGGCGCCCGCCGCCTGCGCCGACGCGGTCCGCGAGGCGGTGCGCCTCGGATCGTGGCCGCTCGCGGACATCCTGGTGCCGTGGGGCGGGATGCCGGAGGCGCCCGGGATGTTCGCGATCTCCTGGTTGGACCTGCGCCGGCTCCCGGTCCGCGTCGACACCGCCGGGCTCGACGCCCAGTACGTCGGGGCGACGATCCGCACCGACGGCGTGATGCTGTGGTTCATCCTCGACGGCTCCGGATTGCACCTGCGGTGCCGCTACCCGGACACCCCGGAGGCGCGGGTCAGCGTCGGTGGTTGGCTGGATCTGCTCGTCGCGAAGATGCAGGCTGGGGCGCGTTCGTCGGTCGGCGGGGTCGTGCGCAACCGGGACGGAGAGGAGTTCCGAATCCAGCGCGCAACCAGGGCCGACGTACCCGCCATCGTCGCGCTGCTGCACGACGACGAGGTGGGCCGCACTCGGGAGACCGATGAACTAGCACGCTACGAGGCCGCCTACGACGAGTTGACCCGCGACCGGTCGCATTACCTGGCCGTGGTGCGGTCGGCCGCCGATGACGTCGTCGGCACGATGCAGCTGACGGTGCTGCCTGGGCTGACCCGTGCCGGCACGACCCGGCTGCAGATCGAAGGCGTGCGGGTGGCGGCGGCGCAGCGGTCGCGCGGCCTGGGCGCCGCGATGCTGTCGTGGGCACACCAGCACGGTCGTTCCCACGGGGCGACGCTGGCACAGCTCACCACCGACGAGGTGCGCGAACGGGCCCGCTCCTTCTACGCGCGCAACGGCTACAGCGCCAACCACATCGGCCTCAAGCGAGACCTGTCGTGA